In the Ignavibacteriales bacterium genome, one interval contains:
- a CDS encoding CDP-alcohol phosphatidyltransferase family protein yields the protein MHRYFTISNFLSASRIFLVIPMGYCLVLDFPHHRLWTAGIIVIAVVTDLLDGFLARKLHQVTDIGQILDPLADKIGIGIYAVLLAWTGDVPFWFVIFVLLRDLLIFSGGVYIQRKKNIVPQSNWPGKIAVSLVGVVFFLATIQVNALSTFFTYTLWASMIMMLLSLVNYAQRLFIGRNIEAGK from the coding sequence ATGCATCGCTATTTTACAATTTCTAATTTTCTCAGTGCGAGCCGCATCTTTTTGGTGATTCCGATGGGATATTGTCTTGTCCTGGATTTCCCCCATCATCGTTTATGGACTGCAGGTATCATTGTCATCGCTGTTGTGACAGATTTGCTTGATGGATTCCTCGCAAGAAAATTGCATCAAGTAACGGACATCGGTCAAATTCTTGATCCGCTCGCAGATAAAATTGGCATCGGTATTTATGCGGTGTTGTTGGCTTGGACGGGAGATGTGCCTTTCTGGTTTGTTATTTTTGTTCTTCTGAGAGATCTTCTCATATTTAGCGGAGGAGTTTACATTCAACGCAAGAAAAATATCGTACCTCAATCAAATTGGCCCGGTAAAATTGCTGTCTCGCTTGTTGGCGTTGTGTTCTTTTTAGCGACAATTCAAGTGAATGCATTAAGCACATTTTTTACTTACACTCTATGGGCAAGTATGATCATGATGCTTTTATCGCTCGTAAATTACGCACAAAGATTATTTATCGGCAGGAATATTGAAGCGGGGAAATAA
- the purF gene encoding amidophosphoribosyltransferase — MYLTFTMKEFALVEGKPRCHCGVFGVFGHPEASVFCYYGLHALQHRGQEAAGIISSEWLEDKKKWRFNIQKGVGLVADVFKDEDILRKDLKGNAAIGHNRYSTTGSSDNKSNIQPFVVNYKTGNLALGHNGNLTNYRLLRHQLQEDGTIFQSTSDSEIILHLIAHSKQKEQILQIKEALDVVEGAYSLVILTDDSLIAARDPHGFRPLALGKVDGAYVVASETCAFDINGAEYIRDIAPGEIVVIDKEVVASGNIKSYWVSKKSSQPHHCIFEYIYFARPDSKVFGVNVDKVRRKLGKLLASENPITQESADDKIIVISVPDSSNTCTLGYVSESNKQGLNVKLELGLIRNHYVGRTFIQPQQNHRELKVKVKFNTVKGVLKGKKVIIVDDSIVRGTTSKLLVKMIREAEPKEVHFRISSPPIKFPCYYGMDFPSREELVANRLHGNIEAIRQELGVDSLSYLPMEKLLASAPTEDGKHYCTACFSGNYPVPIDPEAAKNENDQ; from the coding sequence TTGTATCTTACATTTACCATGAAAGAATTTGCTCTCGTAGAAGGAAAGCCGCGTTGCCATTGCGGTGTCTTTGGCGTCTTTGGTCATCCGGAAGCGTCTGTCTTTTGCTACTATGGTTTGCATGCCCTCCAGCATCGCGGGCAGGAAGCCGCCGGTATCATTTCCAGTGAGTGGCTTGAGGATAAGAAAAAGTGGCGCTTCAATATCCAAAAAGGTGTCGGGCTTGTTGCAGATGTTTTCAAAGATGAAGACATCCTTCGCAAAGATCTCAAAGGCAATGCTGCCATTGGACACAACAGGTACTCCACGACAGGTTCTTCGGATAACAAATCTAATATTCAACCCTTTGTTGTGAACTACAAAACCGGTAATCTTGCACTTGGTCATAATGGGAACCTGACCAATTACCGGTTACTCCGCCATCAGCTTCAGGAAGATGGAACGATTTTCCAATCAACGTCCGACAGCGAAATCATCTTGCATCTCATCGCTCACAGCAAACAGAAAGAGCAAATTCTGCAGATTAAAGAAGCTCTGGATGTTGTAGAAGGTGCTTATTCACTTGTCATATTAACGGATGATAGTTTGATTGCAGCACGCGATCCTCACGGATTTCGTCCTCTGGCGCTTGGTAAAGTGGATGGAGCGTACGTCGTTGCTTCAGAAACTTGTGCGTTCGATATTAACGGTGCGGAATACATCCGTGATATTGCACCTGGTGAAATTGTGGTGATCGACAAAGAAGTAGTTGCATCGGGAAATATAAAATCGTATTGGGTTTCCAAGAAATCTTCTCAGCCGCATCATTGCATTTTTGAATATATCTATTTTGCCCGCCCGGATAGCAAAGTCTTCGGCGTCAATGTCGACAAAGTGCGCCGCAAGTTAGGAAAGCTCCTTGCGAGTGAAAATCCGATAACCCAAGAATCTGCTGACGATAAAATAATAGTCATTAGTGTTCCTGATTCCAGTAACACTTGCACCCTGGGATATGTGAGCGAAAGCAACAAACAAGGATTGAATGTAAAACTGGAACTCGGTCTTATCCGCAATCACTACGTTGGACGTACATTTATACAACCGCAACAGAATCATCGCGAATTGAAAGTGAAAGTGAAATTTAACACGGTGAAGGGAGTCTTGAAAGGCAAGAAAGTTATTATTGTTGATGATTCAATTGTTCGGGGAACCACATCAAAATTGTTAGTGAAGATGATTCGGGAAGCCGAACCAAAAGAAGTGCACTTTCGCATTTCCAGTCCCCCCATTAAATTTCCGTGTTACTACGGAATGGATTTTCCAAGCCGCGAGGAATTAGTTGCAAACAGATTACATGGTAACATTGAAGCTATCCGGCAGGAATTAGGCGTTGACAGTCTTTCCTATCTGCCGATGGAAAAACTTCTTGCGTCAGCACCGACAGAAGACGGCAAACATTATTGTACCGCTTGTTTCAGCGGTAATTATCCGGTACCCATCGACCCAGAAGCAGCAAAGAACGAAAACGATCAGTAA
- a CDS encoding transglycosylase SLT domain-containing protein, with amino-acid sequence MTITEKGKGQIFCSLLTVILLILSSFILFGCSQQVTSATYAQKAGSSIEDITESTLPLQPSPFASMSTAGLNQYIPLVKKYSEEYKVDWILVLAVMKQESRFDHDAVSYKGAYGLMQIMPMTQIEISEKIGVEEALTPRNNIKVGIYHLKSLFAMFRNIPREDRICLTLAAYNAGLGRVQDAQKIASYMGNDPHKWSSIRAALPFLSKKNYTLHSRVWSDGCPPNGYLHSARQTVEYVDNILSCYDRYSLALK; translated from the coding sequence ATGACTATTACTGAAAAGGGAAAAGGACAGATTTTTTGTAGTCTTTTAACAGTAATTCTTTTAATTCTGAGTTCGTTTATATTGTTCGGTTGTTCTCAGCAAGTAACAAGCGCTACGTATGCTCAAAAAGCCGGATCTTCCATTGAGGATATAACCGAAAGTACGCTTCCTTTACAGCCTTCTCCGTTCGCATCGATGAGTACGGCAGGTTTGAATCAATATATTCCATTAGTAAAAAAATACTCAGAAGAGTATAAAGTCGATTGGATATTGGTACTGGCTGTAATGAAGCAGGAATCAAGATTCGACCATGATGCAGTGAGCTATAAAGGCGCATACGGATTGATGCAAATTATGCCAATGACACAGATTGAAATTTCAGAAAAAATAGGTGTTGAAGAGGCGTTAACACCACGTAATAATATCAAAGTAGGCATTTATCATCTAAAATCGCTATTTGCGATGTTTAGAAATATACCGAGGGAAGACAGAATATGTCTTACACTTGCCGCCTATAATGCAGGACTTGGGCGAGTGCAGGATGCCCAAAAGATTGCCTCATATATGGGAAACGATCCTCACAAATGGTCTTCTATTCGCGCTGCACTTCCTTTTCTCTCAAAAAAGAACTACACTCTGCATAGCCGTGTTTGGAGTGACGGTTGTCCGCCGAATGGATATTTACATAGTGCCCGGCAGACAGTTGAATATGTCGACAATATTCTGAGTTGCTATGACCGTTACAGCTTGGCACTGAAGTAG
- a CDS encoding DUF167 domain-containing protein, whose translation MKLKITVKPNARKNEVTRSADGSLVIRVNVPPIEGKANERVIEVLAEYLNKPKRSIAIVSGFKGKNKIIEVE comes from the coding sequence ATGAAATTAAAAATCACTGTCAAACCGAATGCAAGAAAGAACGAGGTTACACGCTCCGCCGATGGCTCGCTTGTTATTCGCGTCAATGTACCGCCAATTGAAGGGAAAGCGAACGAAAGAGTGATAGAAGTTTTGGCCGAATATTTGAATAAACCCAAGCGATCCATTGCCATTGTTTCTGGTTTCAAAGGAAAGAACAAGATTATTGAAGTTGAGTGA
- the rpiB gene encoding ribose 5-phosphate isomerase B — MKRTLITERDVVDAALHGIKVLMIQSNAIITAAAQDEAQKRHIKFSIQTQSATISQAASQKTIPEPSPRITHENTMTIALGSDHGGFSMKEALKIYLAEQGNRVIDVGTDSEQACDYPDFAYAVASLVSSNKAERGIMIDSVGVASAIVANKVPGVRAVPCYDEFVARSSREHNNANVLTLGSKVLGIEMVKTIVKLWLATPFSGGRHLPRVNKISDVEKRFLK, encoded by the coding sequence TTGAAACGTACTTTGATTACAGAACGAGATGTGGTTGATGCTGCGCTGCATGGAATAAAAGTGCTGATGATTCAATCAAATGCTATCATCACTGCCGCCGCTCAAGACGAAGCGCAGAAGCGACACATTAAATTTTCTATTCAAACACAAAGTGCAACTATCTCGCAGGCAGCTTCTCAAAAAACAATTCCCGAACCATCGCCCCGGATAACTCACGAAAATACAATGACAATTGCACTTGGTTCTGATCATGGCGGTTTCTCGATGAAGGAAGCTCTTAAAATTTATCTTGCGGAACAAGGAAATCGAGTCATCGATGTTGGGACCGATTCAGAACAAGCATGCGATTATCCTGATTTTGCCTATGCCGTTGCGTCTCTGGTTTCTTCAAACAAAGCTGAACGCGGTATTATGATTGACAGTGTCGGTGTGGCATCGGCAATTGTGGCCAATAAAGTGCCGGGTGTGCGTGCGGTTCCTTGTTACGATGAGTTTGTGGCACGCAGCAGCCGCGAGCATAACAATGCCAATGTTCTTACACTTGGCAGCAAAGTGTTGGGAATTGAGATGGTGAAAACAATCGTCAAGCTTTGGCTCGCTACTCCTTTTAGCGGCGGCAGGCATTTGCCCAGGGTGAATAAGATCAGTGATGTTGAAAAGCGATTTCTGAAATAA
- a CDS encoding septal ring lytic transglycosylase RlpA family protein: MDCCRQLTIRVLCCAAACLLVSCASTPRFAERGGSHSGERRPAVQTERPMQQNSGKILLTLEGIASYYAHDFHGKQTSNGEIFDMNALTAAHRTFPFGTKVRVTNLENNKTVIVRVNDRGPFVEGRMMDLSMGAAKEIDLIRTGTARVRLEVLEWGNGQ; encoded by the coding sequence ATGGACTGTTGTAGGCAGTTAACGATTCGTGTTCTGTGCTGCGCAGCAGCCTGTCTGCTTGTCAGCTGTGCTTCGACACCCAGATTTGCGGAACGAGGCGGGTCGCATTCCGGCGAACGCAGGCCGGCGGTGCAAACTGAACGGCCAATGCAGCAGAACTCGGGGAAAATTCTGTTGACACTCGAAGGAATTGCTTCTTACTATGCGCATGATTTTCATGGCAAACAAACATCGAACGGCGAGATCTTTGATATGAATGCACTAACTGCTGCGCATCGAACGTTCCCTTTCGGGACAAAAGTACGTGTGACGAATTTGGAGAATAACAAAACCGTCATTGTGCGCGTTAACGACCGCGGACCCTTTGTAGAAGGGCGGATGATGGATTTGTCGATGGGTGCAGCGAAGGAAATAGATTTGATTCGTACCGGCACGGCGCGCGTGCGCCTGGAAGTGTTGGAATGGGGAAATGGACAATAG
- a CDS encoding mannose-1-phosphate guanylyltransferase has protein sequence MNQPNIYAVIMAGGVGSRFWPQSRERSPKQVLEIVGSGSMISNTIARIQPLVQSDKVLVVTNKLQKDIIHNQVPSLPLQNVLTEPLGRNTAPCIGLAAKWISRNDPNAIMIILPADHIIRDTEEFLCVLRRAAHVAQESNALVTIGIKPTHPETGYGYIQFEDTSDKNPYAADSIYRVKTFAEKPNLETAEKFLKSGDFLWNSGMFIWKASVILQEIEKYIPELSEQLIKLEHTIGTESYQATLERVYGVIRSISIDYGVMEKASNVFVARGDFGWSDVGSWDEVVRLTPIDGEGNALRGTVIAKDSHRNYIDAGNKVVATIGIEDAIVVVTDDAVLICKKGRSQDVKEVVDYLRRKQINGLL, from the coding sequence ATGAATCAACCTAATATCTACGCAGTAATAATGGCGGGTGGTGTAGGATCGCGTTTCTGGCCTCAAAGTCGTGAACGATCACCCAAACAAGTTCTTGAAATTGTCGGCTCTGGTTCTATGATATCCAATACCATCGCACGCATTCAGCCGTTGGTTCAATCGGATAAAGTACTGGTGGTGACGAACAAGCTTCAAAAAGATATCATCCACAACCAGGTGCCTTCACTGCCATTGCAAAATGTTCTTACGGAACCGCTTGGAAGAAATACGGCTCCGTGCATCGGACTTGCTGCGAAATGGATTAGCCGCAATGATCCAAACGCTATTATGATCATCCTTCCGGCGGATCATATCATCCGGGATACGGAAGAATTTTTATGCGTGCTTCGGCGTGCAGCTCACGTAGCGCAGGAAAGTAACGCGTTAGTGACGATAGGTATCAAACCAACGCACCCCGAAACAGGATATGGGTATATCCAATTTGAAGACACGTCAGATAAGAATCCGTATGCGGCGGATAGCATTTACCGCGTGAAGACGTTTGCCGAGAAACCAAATCTTGAAACGGCAGAAAAGTTTTTAAAGAGCGGCGATTTCCTTTGGAACAGCGGGATGTTTATCTGGAAGGCGAGTGTCATTCTACAGGAAATTGAAAAATATATTCCAGAACTGAGTGAACAACTGATAAAGTTAGAACATACGATCGGCACAGAGAGTTACCAAGCGACACTTGAACGTGTCTATGGTGTCATTCGCAGCATCTCCATCGATTATGGCGTGATGGAAAAGGCATCGAATGTTTTTGTAGCGAGAGGAGATTTCGGATGGAGTGATGTCGGCTCGTGGGATGAAGTGGTTCGTCTCACACCGATCGATGGGGAAGGCAACGCACTGCGCGGAACGGTCATCGCAAAAGATTCGCATCGAAACTATATTGACGCGGGCAACAAAGTGGTAGCGACAATTGGCATTGAAGATGCCATCGTCGTCGTGACAGATGACGCTGTGTTGATCTGCAAAAAAGGAAGATCACAAGATGTTAAGGAGGTTGTGGATTACCTCCGGCGTAAACAAATCAATGGACTGTTGTAG
- the alr gene encoding alanine racemase, producing MIAGIETYKNRPTRAEISFENLRSNFSIVKSLIHDDVKIMAMVKANAYGHGLYEISSELLKQGVDYLGVAVLEEGVYLRERGITAPILVLGPINADQIADFITHDIEITSSSIDKSIAIAAVAKEMRKVASVHLKIDTGMERIGVHWYNAERFIEKSYELESIKIKGIFSHLAKAESDTDCTAQQLSRFESILKSMEKKRLLPEFVHIANSAGIMNYKNSHYSMVRPGIMLYGYNPNGYLPDVTFDGKKLKPVMTLKTKVSYFKVVPSHTGISYNHTYRTNDQTRIVTLPIGYGDGYFRLLSNKGVAVIRGKKYPVVGSICMDQCMVDIGMDGTAYNGDDVLLFGEMDGCTIPLESLCDKIGTITYEFLCGISSRVPRIYRTI from the coding sequence ATGATTGCTGGAATTGAAACCTATAAGAACAGACCTACGCGTGCAGAAATATCCTTCGAAAACCTGCGCAGCAATTTTTCTATCGTCAAATCGTTAATACACGACGATGTAAAAATAATGGCGATGGTTAAAGCAAATGCCTATGGACACGGACTTTACGAAATATCCAGTGAGCTTTTAAAACAAGGGGTTGACTATTTAGGCGTTGCGGTTCTCGAAGAGGGGGTGTATTTGCGGGAACGTGGAATTACTGCTCCTATTCTTGTGCTCGGTCCCATCAATGCAGATCAGATCGCTGATTTTATAACTCATGATATTGAAATTACAAGCTCATCAATTGATAAATCGATAGCCATTGCCGCTGTAGCAAAAGAGATGCGGAAAGTTGCATCGGTTCATTTAAAAATTGATACTGGCATGGAGCGAATCGGTGTACACTGGTACAATGCTGAACGGTTCATCGAAAAATCATACGAGTTGGAATCAATCAAGATAAAAGGTATATTCTCGCATCTGGCAAAAGCAGAATCGGACACTGACTGTACGGCCCAACAGCTGAGTCGTTTTGAATCGATATTGAAGAGCATGGAGAAAAAGAGGCTTCTCCCCGAATTCGTTCACATTGCCAACTCTGCCGGGATCATGAATTATAAGAATTCACATTACTCCATGGTACGGCCTGGTATCATGTTATACGGATATAATCCGAACGGATATCTGCCGGATGTTACTTTTGACGGTAAAAAGTTGAAGCCGGTCATGACACTGAAAACAAAAGTTTCTTACTTTAAGGTAGTTCCTTCGCATACCGGAATTAGTTATAACCACACCTATAGGACCAACGATCAAACGCGCATCGTCACACTTCCCATAGGATATGGCGACGGATACTTCCGTCTGCTTTCGAATAAAGGTGTAGCCGTCATACGCGGAAAAAAATATCCGGTGGTAGGATCGATTTGCATGGATCAATGTATGGTAGATATTGGGATGGATGGCACGGCATATAACGGAGATGACGTTTTACTTTTTGGTGAAATGGATGGCTGTACGATCCCGCTTGAATCTCTCTGCGATAAAATCGGGACCATCACGTATGAGTTTCTGTGCGGGATCAGTTCACGTGTTCCACGAATCTATAGGACAATATGA
- a CDS encoding F0F1 ATP synthase subunit epsilon: MTDKSFHLEIVTPKRIVFKGEVTSFSAPGIDGGFQVLHSHAPLLASITIGKVKIIDASGTEFQYATSGGFVEVRENNVILLAETAERTDEIDVERVKAARDRALKRIAEKYPETNIERAKLALYRALNRLKIVGVE, translated from the coding sequence ATGACAGATAAGTCTTTCCATTTGGAAATTGTGACACCAAAACGCATCGTGTTTAAAGGTGAAGTCACAAGTTTTAGTGCGCCGGGTATTGACGGGGGATTTCAAGTACTGCACAGCCATGCGCCGTTGCTTGCATCCATTACGATTGGCAAAGTAAAAATTATTGATGCAAGCGGAACCGAGTTTCAATATGCTACTTCAGGCGGGTTTGTAGAGGTGAGAGAGAACAATGTCATTCTCCTTGCAGAGACAGCTGAACGTACCGATGAAATTGATGTGGAGCGAGTGAAAGCAGCGCGCGATCGTGCGTTGAAACGGATAGCGGAGAAATATCCCGAGACCAATATTGAACGTGCAAAACTTGCTCTCTATCGTGCACTGAACCGCTTAAAGATTGTCGGCGTGGAGTAA
- the atpD gene encoding F0F1 ATP synthase subunit beta, which translates to MNEGKIVQIIGPVVDIDFSGGKLPEIMNAVRIPRKNVEGINEDLIVEVQQQLGEDRVRTVAMDSTDGLMRGMTAHDTGAPITVPVGPAVLGRLINVLGAGIDGLPPIEAKTYYPIHRQAPSFDQLVTKKEMFETGIKVIDLLEPYTKGGKTGLFGGAGVGKTVIIQELIHNIATHHGGYSVFAGVGERTREGNDLWLDMKESGVLAKTALIFGQMNEPPGARQRVGLTALTMAEYFRDEEGKDVLLFIDNIFRFVQAGSEVSALLGRMPSAVGYQPTLGTEMGELQERITSTKKGSITSVQAIYVPADDLTDPAPATTFSHLDATTVLSRQIVDKGIYPAVDPLDSTSRILDPNIIDSEHYSVAKRVKEVLQSYKDLQDIISILGMDELSDEDKLTVTRARKIEKFLSQPFFVAEQFTSIPGRYVKIEDTIRGFKGILDGEYDTLPENAFLMVGTIEEAVEKAKQLQAA; encoded by the coding sequence ATGAACGAAGGAAAAATAGTCCAAATTATCGGACCTGTAGTTGATATCGACTTTTCTGGCGGCAAACTCCCGGAAATTATGAATGCCGTAAGAATTCCAAGAAAAAATGTCGAAGGAATAAACGAAGATCTCATTGTAGAAGTTCAGCAGCAGTTGGGTGAAGACCGCGTACGAACAGTCGCGATGGATTCCACCGATGGTCTTATGCGTGGAATGACTGCCCATGACACCGGTGCACCAATTACAGTTCCGGTTGGTCCGGCAGTGCTCGGTCGCTTGATTAATGTGCTTGGCGCGGGCATCGATGGTCTTCCACCGATAGAAGCGAAAACATATTATCCCATTCATCGTCAAGCTCCAAGTTTCGATCAACTCGTCACAAAAAAAGAAATGTTTGAAACCGGAATCAAAGTTATCGACCTTCTTGAACCGTATACAAAAGGTGGAAAGACCGGACTGTTTGGCGGAGCTGGTGTGGGGAAGACAGTTATTATTCAAGAATTGATACATAATATTGCCACACATCACGGTGGATATTCAGTGTTTGCCGGGGTCGGCGAACGAACACGCGAAGGAAACGATCTCTGGTTGGATATGAAAGAATCCGGTGTGCTCGCGAAGACAGCATTGATCTTTGGCCAAATGAATGAGCCTCCCGGTGCGCGTCAACGTGTTGGCCTCACAGCGCTGACAATGGCCGAGTACTTCCGCGATGAGGAAGGCAAAGATGTTCTTCTTTTCATAGATAATATTTTTAGATTTGTGCAGGCAGGTTCGGAAGTATCTGCGCTGCTTGGACGCATGCCGTCTGCCGTCGGATATCAACCGACGCTCGGAACGGAAATGGGTGAACTTCAGGAACGTATCACGTCCACGAAGAAAGGATCGATTACATCGGTGCAGGCGATTTATGTCCCTGCAGATGATTTAACTGATCCTGCGCCGGCAACAACGTTTTCGCACTTAGATGCGACGACCGTGCTGAGCAGGCAGATTGTGGATAAAGGAATTTATCCCGCAGTTGATCCACTGGATTCTACTTCACGTATTCTCGATCCGAACATCATCGATTCTGAGCATTACAGTGTAGCGAAACGGGTGAAAGAAGTTCTCCAATCATACAAAGACCTTCAAGATATTATCAGTATACTTGGAATGGATGAACTTTCTGATGAAGATAAACTGACCGTGACGCGCGCTCGAAAGATTGAAAAGTTCCTATCACAGCCGTTCTTTGTTGCAGAACAATTCACTTCCATCCCTGGCAGGTACGTAAAAATTGAAGATACCATACGCGGCTTTAAAGGAATCCTAGATGGTGAGTACGATACGTTGCCTGAAAATGCATTCTTGATGGTCGGTACAATTGAAGAAGCTGTCGAAAAAGCGAAGCAGCTGCAGGCCGCATAA
- a CDS encoding manganese efflux pump MntP family protein yields MSFFEVVLIALGLAADAFAVSVAAGSTGATRGHRSMLRLSFHFGLFQFLMPILGWLAGLSIEHYVQSFDHWIVFGLLTWVAVHMIQSARANDEGVMQQDPSRGMMLVVLSVATSLDALAIGLSLALLRVSIWYPSVVIGVVTGATSFIGLLLGQRFSRQFGKRAAEIGGVLLILIGVRIILAHIFSL; encoded by the coding sequence ATGTCGTTTTTTGAGGTTGTTCTAATAGCGCTCGGTTTAGCAGCGGATGCATTTGCGGTATCGGTCGCCGCTGGATCAACAGGCGCAACGCGCGGGCATCGGTCTATGCTGCGATTATCGTTTCATTTTGGACTTTTCCAGTTTCTTATGCCTATCCTTGGCTGGCTGGCAGGTCTCAGCATTGAACACTATGTTCAATCCTTCGATCATTGGATTGTATTTGGATTGCTTACATGGGTTGCTGTCCACATGATTCAATCTGCGCGAGCAAATGATGAAGGCGTTATGCAGCAAGACCCGAGTCGAGGAATGATGTTGGTCGTGCTTTCGGTTGCAACGAGTCTGGATGCATTAGCGATCGGATTAAGTTTGGCACTTCTACGTGTTTCCATCTGGTATCCCTCAGTTGTGATCGGTGTTGTTACTGGTGCGACGTCATTCATTGGTCTTTTGCTTGGTCAAAGGTTTTCAAGACAATTCGGCAAAAGAGCGGCGGAAATAGGAGGCGTCTTACTCATTCTTATTGGTGTCAGAATTATTTTAGCTCACATTTTTTCTCTCTGA